The window CCGTCGCTTCCCCCATAAATCGTTGTATCCGCCTTACCAAGTCCTGAAGGGGCACTCTGTATTCCTTTGGTCACAGTAAGCGTAGCAATTACCATGGAACCGGCCTGATGTGTATCAGTCTCCGCTGTTTCCAGACCGATTCTGATTATTCCTGCCCTAGTGACAGTGAGGCTGCTTCCTGAAATTGTTCCTGTACCGGTACCGCCGGATTCAACCCTATAGGTTCTTGCACCAGCGTTAGAATCTACAATGAACAAACCGGATACTGAAGTAAGGTCTATGAGGGTGCCGTTGTAGGTCACACTTCCCGTACCGGATGTGTTGCTTACTGCCGTCTTCAGTTCAAAAATCAATTGCTCGTATATACCAAGGTTTGGAATGGCCTTATAGGCGCCCTTACTGCCTGCCGGTACGTAAATCACTTCAAGATTACTGCAGCCATAAAAAATTTGAGTGCCTGTCGCCGGAGGAGTCGCACCTTCAAATGTTACCGTTTGCAATGCTCCGCATGTGGCAAATACATACTCGGAAATCTTTGTCACACTGCCTGGAATTTCAATGGTTGTCAATGAGCTGCAGTTGTAAAAAGCATTAAACCCAATGCTTTTTACACTGTTGGGGATTTCAACTTCCGTCAATGAAGTGCAATTATAAAATGCCTTATTATCAACGTTTGTCACACCACTGAGAATTTCAACTGTTTTTACCGCACTTCTGACTACATCAAACACGTAGATGGAACTCCAGTTTGCCATGCCCGCATCGTTTTTAATCGTCAGCTTTCCGTCGTCATCCAGCGTCCATCCGGTATCAATGACGATAGGATTAATCTTACTTGCATAGCTTAACATATTTGCTGCCGTCTTGTATGTGTCCGTACTGTCAGCCGGCACATAAATTGCCTCAAGCTTGGGGCAGTTGTAAAAGATATCAGGCCCTATTGTTGGCGGCACTTCACCTTCAAAAGTAACCTCAGTCAGCCCGGTACAGCCGGAAAAGGCACACACATTAACCTCCTTTACAGAATCCGGAATGGTGATCTGCGTCAGTGAAGAACAGCCGTCAAAGGCATAATTGCCAATACGGGTTACTGATTGGGGAATAGTAATACTGCTAAGAGAACTGCACCCCTGAAACATCTGCACTTCAATCGTTGTCAGCAATGGAGGAAGGGCGACGCTTTCCAGAGAGGCACAGTCTCTAAATGCCTGCTGCCCAATGCTTGTCACCGTATCGGGGATGGTTATTTGTGTCATATTTGTACAGCCATAAAATGCACTGATTTTTGTTACGTCGTCTTCAATAATAACTTCTTTTACCCGCGCTGCATCTGCCGTATGGTTGAATAAGTATCCACTGCAGCCTGACATACCCATATCGCTTGAAATCGTAAGCGTACCGTCCTCATCCAGCGACCAGCCGGTTCCGCTTGCCAGTGTCATCATTGCCCCCGCAGTCCTGACCGAAATTGCGGATTTTTTTACTGTCACGGTAATTACCGGAATCTCTGCGTCCCCGGACAGCGTGTATTCCCGCGTCAGCTCAGGTGCAAAAACATAGCTGCCCGGTGTCTCGCCGTCAAATTCCGGTTCAGCTTCCCATGTTACGGGGATGGAAACAGCGGTTTCAACAATTTCTATCCCTTTTGGATCTTCCTGTGTCTTACATATTTGAATCGCCGAGCTGGGAGTTGCCTCGGCAGGGGCCTCCTCAGCCGGATCCTCTCCTATGTTTTCTTCCTGCTCCGATTCTTCTGAATCCCTATCCTTTATGGGGATTTCTAACCGCACTGTGGCGGTAAGCGTATCCGGCAGCTTTACATCCGAAAGATCAGCACCAACCTCCACCTCCTGATTTGCCATCCATGACGGCAATGAGTCAAATTCCGTAATTTCTCCGCCCCCGCCAATGTCTGTCTTACCCATCGCCGCAAACGGAGCCCCTCCCAGCACCATGGCCGCCGATAAAGTCATGGCCAGTATGCGCCGGGAAAATAAGTGTTTCATCATACGTCTTCCTCCTTCTGTCTCCACTTCTGGAATATACAAGAATTCTCCTATTTCTGTCCTTTTCGACAATATTCCAATTATGATTATATCAACTGCCTCTCAACGAATTCTCAACACAGCGGCGCAAAACAAAAGAACCGGATTAAAATCAGCCTTATCAGCCAACTTTAATCCGGTTCTTTTGATCTGCTCTACACAGCGGTGCTTCTTCCTGCTGCGGACAACCGCTCCTGTAATCTCTGTTGCTTGATTGCGTAACCTGCTCTTTTCTCCCTTGCCCAGTTCCAGTCCTCATACGCCAGGTAATCTTCCGTATACAGGGCAGCTGCCTCACATCCTGCAGCAGAACTGCCGGTTGCCATAAACAGCCGGAACGCCTCGTCATACCGCCGCACATCCCACTGGGAATCCTTTAAATTGAAGATATAGCTGTCATTTGCATAGGCAATGGACGCGGCAGAAATCCCATATTCCCGCAGACATTTGCGAATGGCCCAGACCGCTGTCTGCAAATTGCGCAATGCCTGGTTTGGACTGTTTTCCGGCCAGAGGTCATCGCAGATTTTAAACTTATCCAGCCAAATACCTTCGTTTGCAAGAAAATAAGCCAGCAGTTCCCTTGGCTTGCTGCGGTTCCATTTGACAGCTTCTTTTCCCAGATAAATACTGAATTTTCCAAAAAACTGTATCCGAAGAGTCTCTGGCGGCTGCGGTATTCCCCGTTTACGCCGTATCCGCTCCATAGTCTTTTCCAGCCGCTCAGGACGGACCGGCTTTAAAATATAGTCAATGGCATTGATCTCAAATGCTTCCACGGCATACTGGTTATAGGCCGTCACGAACAACACGTTCAAATCCGGATTTCGCTGCAGCAGCCGCTCGGCAAGCTCAAGTCCGCTTAAGGTACGCATTTCTATATCCAAAAAGGCCAGCTCTGGCCGTGTTGATTCTATTTCCCTTAGTGCCTCCATAGGATCTGTATAGCTGCCCGCAATCTCAAGATCCGGATAGCTTGCAAGCAGCCGTTCCATCTCGCGCAGCAGCATCTCCTCATCATCCACTAAAATCGCCCTCATGCAATACCTCCCTATATGGAATTTCAAGAGTCACCACCGTTCCGACTCCCTCCGTACTTTCGATCTTCAACCGGGCGCCTTTGTAACTCTCAAGTCTGCCCTGTATATTTTTTAATCCTACTCCGGCAGCGGGACAGTCTCCCCGGCGAATTCCATCTAAACGTTCAATTGGAATTCCAACGCCGTTGTCCTCCACCTTGATCACAACAAAATCATTTTCTCTGCGGATCTGCAGAAAAAGCCTGCCGCCCTCCGCCTGTTTGAAGATACCGTGGCGGACGGCATTTTCCACAATCGGCTGGATGCTTAAAAGAGGCACCATGGTGTCCAGACCTTCCTCGATATCATAAACCACCTCAAGTAAGTCCCCAAATCGGGCCTGTTCTATGGAAAGATAGGCTTTTACCGTATTCAATTCTCCGGATAAGGGAATCATGCCGTCATGTGCTTCAAAGTGAAAGCTGCCCCGCAGATAATCAGTCAGATCATAGAGCAGGTTCTTGGCCTTTTGGGGCTCCTGGGTTGTCTGCGCAACGATCACGCTGAGAGAATTGTAGAGAAAATGAGGCTTGATCTGTGCCCGCAGAAAAGCAATTTCCGCCTCCTGAGCCTTCTTCATGGAACGGCGGAGGCGCTCAACCGTATTGCGGTATTCCATGGACAGGTACGCGATCATCACTACGGTGAAAAATAGGATAAACACCTGAATAAAGCCGGAGCTTTCCTTGATTCCCAAAGAAAACAAAATCGCATCCGCAGAATACAGATTCACCGACAGCAGGGCCACAAACAGTAAAAAGCCTTCCGCATTCCGGACATATAGACGAACCGACCGGATCAGAAGCACCAGCAAAACAACCGTATTGCACACCATCACAGCTGCATGGATTTTGTAATACGCATGGATGGGCAGTACCAGAATCATCACCAAATAGATACTGTATGCCAGCGAAACCAGACGGGCTAAGCGCAGCTGAAGCAGACCGCTCCTGAATTTACAGAAGATCCAAATCACAACGATAAAATCTGCGGACAGGCAGATATCCTTAAGCTTAAAAGCCAACGTAAAGGGAATATCCGGCAAAAGAAGCAGCAAAGAACGCTGATCAGAAAGCCCGTTTCCCCACGCCAGTAAAAAACAGAACAGGGAAAAAAGCAAAAGCATGGGATTTTTCAGCACACCGTCCCGGGTAATGATAAAAAAAATCATATGTAAAAGGGCAATTGTGCACAGGGTTGCAAAAATCAAAAGAGACGCCAGATGTTTGCGCTGGTGCCGCTCCAGCATGGTATCCTCCCGCCCAAGCTCCAGGGATGCCGGAATGCCGGAATTGAGATACTCATAATTGGCTACCTGAACTATGACTTCAATTCTCCCGCTGTAATTTTCAAAAAAAACCAGCTGCGGTGTATTGCCGGACCGGTAACTCTCTGCCTGCTGTGCAGGAATTCCATCAGCAAGCAACTCCTGTCCGTTGACATATACCCGGCTGGAAAAGCGCGCGTTGACTTTTTTCAGCGCCAGTCTTCCCCGAAATGGGACCTGCTCCAGCACCAGCCTGTAGGTTGCGCAGCCAAAAACGGGAAGTGTTGTTCCCTGCACCGTCTTTTTACTCCATAAGGAGGGGACCTGCATATAAGCGGCGGATTGTGAAGTACTTTCAGCCTGGAAATCTTCTGGCGTT of the Lacrimispora indolis DSM 755 genome contains:
- a CDS encoding response regulator, encoding MRAILVDDEEMLLREMERLLASYPDLEIAGSYTDPMEALREIESTRPELAFLDIEMRTLSGLELAERLLQRNPDLNVLFVTAYNQYAVEAFEINAIDYILKPVRPERLEKTMERIRRKRGIPQPPETLRIQFFGKFSIYLGKEAVKWNRSKPRELLAYFLANEGIWLDKFKICDDLWPENSPNQALRNLQTAVWAIRKCLREYGISAASIAYANDSYIFNLKDSQWDVRRYDEAFRLFMATGSSAAGCEAAALYTEDYLAYEDWNWAREKRAGYAIKQQRLQERLSAAGRSTAV
- a CDS encoding sensor histidine kinase is translated as MLKRLLIISAVTIVGVLALLLSMLWGKEYVPETRLTAKQGRMDASAWNIDRDPVLRLDGEWEFYWNKLLTPEDFQAESTSQSAAYMQVPSLWSKKTVQGTTLPVFGCATYRLVLEQVPFRGRLALKKVNARFSSRVYVNGQELLADGIPAQQAESYRSGNTPQLVFFENYSGRIEVIVQVANYEYLNSGIPASLELGREDTMLERHQRKHLASLLIFATLCTIALLHMIFFIITRDGVLKNPMLLLFSLFCFLLAWGNGLSDQRSLLLLLPDIPFTLAFKLKDICLSADFIVVIWIFCKFRSGLLQLRLARLVSLAYSIYLVMILVLPIHAYYKIHAAVMVCNTVVLLVLLIRSVRLYVRNAEGFLLFVALLSVNLYSADAILFSLGIKESSGFIQVFILFFTVVMIAYLSMEYRNTVERLRRSMKKAQEAEIAFLRAQIKPHFLYNSLSVIVAQTTQEPQKAKNLLYDLTDYLRGSFHFEAHDGMIPLSGELNTVKAYLSIEQARFGDLLEVVYDIEEGLDTMVPLLSIQPIVENAVRHGIFKQAEGGRLFLQIRRENDFVVIKVEDNGVGIPIERLDGIRRGDCPAAGVGLKNIQGRLESYKGARLKIESTEGVGTVVTLEIPYREVLHEGDFSG